A window of Massilia sp. NR 4-1 genomic DNA:
TGGGCGATTCCATCACCGACGGCAATGGCTCCACCCCCGACCGCAACCGCCGCTGGCCCGACTACCTCGCCGCGCGCCTGGCGCAGCAAGGCATTCCGGCCGGCGTGGCGAATGCCGGCATTTCCGGCGCCCGCCTGCTGAGCGACGGCATGGGCGTCAAAGCCGCCGATCGCCTGCAGCACGATGTCCTCGACCAGCCCCACGCCGGCGCCCTCGTCCTCATGCTTGGCACCAACGATATCGGCTGGCCCGGCAGCGCTCTGGCGCCCAAGGAGGCGGCCATGACGGCCGAGCGCCTGATCGCCGGCTACCGCGCCCTCATCGAACGCGCCCGCCAGCGCCAGCTGCGCGTAGTCGGCGCCACGCTGCCGCCATTCGCCGGGGCGCTGAGCGGCACGCCGATCACCGGCTACGACTCGCCGGCCAAGGACGCCTTGCGGCGCCAGGTCAACGACTGGATCCGCAACAGCGGCGCCTTCGATGCCGTGGCCGATTTCGATGCCGTGCTGCGCGATCCCGCCCATCCCGAACGCCTGCTGCCCGCCTACGATTCCGGCGACCATCTGCATCCCAACGATGCCGGCTTCCAGGCCATGGCCAATGCCATCGATCTGCCGGCCTTGTTCAAAAACTCCGCACTCTCCCGCTAAAGACAAGGGGCGCCGTTCATGAACGGCGCCCCGCTTTCATTCAGGGATATTTCACCGCGCACTGCGCGCGGCAGCGATCCAGCTCGCGCACACAGGCTTGCGAACCTGGACGCTGCGGCGTTTGCCGGCACATTTCCCAGCTCGCTTCGCAGCTGTCGACGCATAGCTCATAGCCCAGGTTGGCGGAAGCATAGGACGTCCCCAGACCCAGCGCGAATACAAAGAAAGCGATTTTCTTCAACACAAACTGCCCCTTTCGCTTAGTTGGCTTTGCAGTACGACATGCACTGCTTGTAGTTGCGCAGGCAGGTCGGTGGTTTAGGCCAGCCGTTATCCAGGCAGGCCTGGTAAAAATCGAAGCAATTGCTCTCGCAATCCTCGTCGGCTGCGAATGCAAAACCGCTGCCCATCGCCATCGCAAAAATGAAGAAGCCGAGTTTTTTCAACATATTGTTTATCTCCTAGTAAAAATGCGGACGACAGGACTCCCGCAGTGCCAGACCGTCCGGTATCTGGCGCTGTTTTCTGAAGCGACGATGGGATTAGTTAGCGAACTTCTTCAGTGCATCCTCGACGGCTGCCTGGTTGAAGCCTTCGATGCGGCGATTGCCGATAAGGATCATGGGGACGCCGCCGCCGCCCAGTTGCGCGAATTCCTTCTTGGCCTTCTCCGACTGGTCGACGTAGAGATCGGCGAAAGCGATATTGTGTTCCTTCAGATAAGCGCGGGTCTTGATGCAGAAGGGACAGGTTTCCGTGCCATACACCACCACCTTGGTCGTGGTGTCGGGGAAATAGGCCGCGTAGTTGCCTTCGGTGTAAGGCTTCTTGAACATGGCGGGCAGCTTGGCGATCGCCAATCCCGCGCCCAGGCCTGCCGCCAGAATCACCACATAGGCCGCAGCCGTTTTCAGTTTTTTACCGATCATTTGTCTACCTCTATCCCTAAACACAAAAATTTTAAAAACAGCCAGCCACGCCGCAAGCCATGACAGACTCGCAGCTTCAAAAACCAGCTATCAAAAGAGAACTAAACGCTTATGTGGCAGGGAGGCAAGCGGTAGTACAGGAAGTGCTCGAACCCAGCGTGGGTGTAAAGGAAAATTTTTTTAGCATTTTTGTCTCGTATTGTGAATTATCCACGGCGACAACTGCATTGCGCGCCACCGTTTAAACGCAACTTATTTCAATTCCGACGACATTTTATATTTGGCAATAATTCCGCCAAGGCCACAATAAAACAGCAAAAAAGCTGTGTCAAGAAATTCATGAGAATAGAAGAAATTCTCATTAAAAATACGACGCTATTAATTTAATAGTAATTTCATGCATAGGGTGAATGCCTGCGCATTCCGGGCCGGCCATCCAGCCTATGCGGATGCCGGCCCCTTTTCAACGGCGATTACCGGGAGGCAATCGCACGTGCTGCGGCCACTGCACAGCCGCGATCCCGCTTAGGAGTACAACTGCTTGCAATTCCAGAAGCAACGCTGTCTCTCATTGAAGCAGGCATTGGGGTCGAGCCAAGTCGGATTCGAGCTGCAGTTTTCCCAGGCTGCGCCGCAATCGTCGAGGCACAGCATGTATTCCTGGCTGGAGGCGGCATAGGCCGTTCCCAGGCCCAGGGCAAAAACAAAGAAAGCGATTTTCTTCAGCATAATGCTTTCCTCCGCTTAAGGTTCGCAATGAGTCTGGCAGTACTGGTAATTGCGCAGGCAGACGGCAGGTTTCGTCACGCCGTTTTCCAGGCAAGCCTGGTAAGTTTCGAAGCAGTCACCAGTGCAGATGCCACCGGCAGCCAGCGCAAAGCCGCTACCCAGTGCCATTGCAAAAACGAAGAAACCAAGTTTTTTCAGCATAAGACCATTTTCCTTGAGAAAGTACGGACGATAAAGGTCCTAGCGCCAGACTGTCCGGGATCTGGCGCCATTTCTGAAACTATGGGATATGTTACTCAGCAAGCTTCTTCAGCTTCGGTGCAAAATTTTCTTACAAAGGTTTGCCCCGAATTCCGAATTAACAACGACGGCATCTCATGCTGCGACACCGTTCAAACATCACTTATTTTGCTTCCAGCGATATTTTATATTTGGCAATAGTTTCGCCAAAGCCACGATAAATCAGCAAAAATTCCATGTCAAGAAATTCATGCAAGTTTATCGAATTCACATAAAAACAATAAACTATTAATTTAATAGTAATTCTTTGGAATGCGCTATTCGCCGAAAAGACGGGCCATGCCGCGCGCGGTGGCCTGGCGCGACCAAGGCAGCGGATAGGCATCCAGCAAAGCGCCGCCGCCCTCCCCGGCCGCCAGCTTGCGGTAGAAGCTGACCATGGCGCTGGCAGGCCAGCCGGCACGGTGGGCCAGCACCATGCCCAACTGGTCGGCTTCGCGTTCCTGCAGATGGCCGAGGGTGGACAGGTGCAGCTGCAGGCCAAGATCGGAGTCGAGCCGTTCCAGCATCACGTCCGGCGGCAGGGCATAGGGGCGGACCAGCAGCAAGGCTTCGGACAGGGTTTCACGGTGGTGCTCGGCCACGGCATGCGCGATCTCATGGCCCAGCAAGGTCGCCAGCTCGCCGTCATCCAGCATCAGGCGGCCGACGAAAGCCGCGCCGACCAGGATTTTTCCGCCCGCCAGACACATGGCGTCGACCTCGGGGGCGCTGGTCACGTGGAACTCCCAGTCCCATTGCGCGCTTTCCGGCTTCAGTTCGGCCGCCGCCTGCAGCAGGCCGGCGCCGATCGCCTGCAGGCGCCGTAGCAGCGGGCGGTCTTCATCCAGACGGCCTTGCGCCGCCAGCTCGACCACCTGGCTGATATAGCGGTCCTCCATCGCCAGCGCCACTTCCTCGGATGCGTAGCGCAGCTCCTGCCAGCGGCCGGAATCGGGGACCTGTCCGCGCGCTCCCGTGCATAGCGCCAGCGCCAGGCAGAATGCCAGCAGCGGTGCGACGATCTTCATGGCCGCCTCGATATAAACTGTTTATATCAATATAGCCAGCACTGGGCGGCATGCAAGGAATGGTGCTGAAAAACAAAACGCCGCGGAAGGCGGCGTTTTGTTCTGATGCGGTGGCTCGACAGGCCGCCGCGCAATCGGGATTACAGGCCTTCGCAGCTCATCAGGCAGACGCCCAGCTCGCCGGCGCAATTGTCGCTCAGGCCTTTCCACTCGCAGTAATTGTAGATGTTATTGCAGTTCTGCTCGCAGCGCTCGAAAGCGCTGCCGCCGCTGGCCAGTGCGGAGAAGGAGCAGGCGGCTGCGAACAGGAAGATACCCAGTTTTTTCATGATCTTTTTTCCATCCGGGACATAGTTATGGCCGCAACGCCGCTGTCCCTTGCGCGGCGTACAGCAAATATTGAGCTGCTTAAGATAAATACGGCGGGACTGTCGCTTGCAGCATCCGCCTTAACGGCAATTGCGGCGGCATGCGATGGTCGCCTCATCGCACACTTGTTCCTGGGTGCCGCCATGCTCCAGACAGGCAGAATAAGCATCCATGCAGGCCCGCAGACAAGCAGGGCGGTCCTGCGCCCCGGCAAACGAGGCGGACAGCGCAGCGGCGGCGGAAAATACGAAGAGCAGAGCTTGCTTACGCATGTTTTCTCCCCTTAATCGATCGGACAAGCTTTCTCACAGACACGCAGATTGTGGGCACAGATCTGCGGC
This region includes:
- a CDS encoding M48 family metallopeptidase; amino-acid sequence: MKIVAPLLAFCLALALCTGARGQVPDSGRWQELRYASEEVALAMEDRYISQVVELAAQGRLDEDRPLLRRLQAIGAGLLQAAAELKPESAQWDWEFHVTSAPEVDAMCLAGGKILVGAAFVGRLMLDDGELATLLGHEIAHAVAEHHRETLSEALLLVRPYALPPDVMLERLDSDLGLQLHLSTLGHLQEREADQLGMVLAHRAGWPASAMVSFYRKLAAGEGGGALLDAYPLPWSRQATARGMARLFGE
- a CDS encoding SGNH/GDSL hydrolase family protein; this translates as MFLSRPLATAAMLATLAIPLHHAAAAQTQWQTSWYSAAHPAWDADFILPTNMPAQLQQQTVREVLRLSSGGAQLRVTFSNRYGSTPLVIGAAQVARTAGSDSDAQAATSAIDPASSRALSFGGQPGVTVAPGAVATSDPLPYPVPALQRLSVSAWLPQAAPLSTFHWGAQQTGFIAAGNLAGAANLPGSLPLQGRTFLNSVQVDGAAPAAFTIVTLGDSITDGNGSTPDRNRRWPDYLAARLAQQGIPAGVANAGISGARLLSDGMGVKAADRLQHDVLDQPHAGALVLMLGTNDIGWPGSALAPKEAAMTAERLIAGYRALIERARQRQLRVVGATLPPFAGALSGTPITGYDSPAKDALRRQVNDWIRNSGAFDAVADFDAVLRDPAHPERLLPAYDSGDHLHPNDAGFQAMANAIDLPALFKNSALSR
- a CDS encoding glutaredoxin family protein encodes the protein MIGKKLKTAAAYVVILAAGLGAGLAIAKLPAMFKKPYTEGNYAAYFPDTTTKVVVYGTETCPFCIKTRAYLKEHNIAFADLYVDQSEKAKKEFAQLGGGGVPMILIGNRRIEGFNQAAVEDALKKFAN